A single genomic interval of Phocoenobacter uteri harbors:
- a CDS encoding hemagglutinin repeat-containing protein: MNKHCYRIIFSKTLNCLVVVSEITKAESKSSANSPQCKRKNKLVNLVQNITACIKPLCFSLFCALGFVSSSFADTLIIKADNTAPKNTQPIVLQTANGLPQVNIQTPNAKGLSHNKYTQFDVDTKGAILNNSRKTTQTKLGGYVQGNPYLARGEAKVILNEVNSNNPSLMKGYVEVAGQKADVIIANPSGISCQGCGILNSNQVTLTTGKPQIRDGQIESVNVEQGTVLISGKGLDNSQVDYTEILSQKAKINAGIWTKKKLAVVTGNNTIKRSDLDENLQIIHKKSPLTSSTSSQYSVDVSELGGMYAGQIHLVGTEQGLGVRNVGHIGAGVGEVAIDVNGKIINSGIINANQGITSKASDDVENTGKIEAKQNDILIKTKGALKQDGSIIAQKGNIKIKADKNITQQGETIAHKNIDYAAQKVNATTSSILASGVEITQTQKGENRQLETQSETGQNITVHTKETATLQGKNIASGKLEVNATAVNLDHSQSSGYDVKVTATKDNIDANSAKITAKNNVDLTIPKTLSTQHSHLKAKKITVSQQNLNTQNAVWEQTGNADFNLTADSIKNNAGYISTQGNFEVNTKQLENTKGTLLSDKQFSIKVSGKLDSTEGVIASKEDLSIDSDGLNNDKGLIQTNQNLALNTNGKLLSNKETLEKGIVAQGKINLKTATIANQQGRIASKGNQDIIATEIENTQGKIQTEDSFNVNAKNIVNHQGEISANHDAILTLSNNLSQQKGVVKAGELTIQAKRLQSENSSQILGNKIDIATQQDLSNKASAILANKDITLSSQQLDNTQGVISSKTQAVNINTHQQALNNTQGQIGAKGGLTVNSGELDNLTGIIKANENVTLITKAIDNQQGYIGSADKNVDIKAQQKFDNTKGRIEAKNNIDLLAKGINNQSGIIYTQQGHIDLNAQSQALNNQQGEIIAGENLSLTSGNLINTQGKLFANNDNNITAIHSMIDNSQAGKIQALGNLSVKAKQLNNQSGFIQSGKDNTLTIQENIINNRVVEQGSLIEAGKTLAITTNNINNQNTVATASQLAQGIIAESLELNALKLNNNKGGVYIQKQGELIISKILDNQSGEILGWQDLTIEGFDTNLEINNHKGKMQAQNNLDISAKHLSMNGHLEAKNLSIKLKDDVVSEQDINAKNNLSIVTQGDITNSKKLSANNRLILNASNIENIAEGKISSEETRITAQNKVTNRGLINSFSENNQSKTVIKAKTIHNLGTGRIYGDYMALGAENILNQDESVNGEDKSATIAARKRLDIAGKEIINDTTLYNPDKKGGSTIYSEGDIVFGRSLNVNDQAEGKAETLKNKSSIIEAVGSVGLHIDDITNSNEHYLGKLLETSSKDVSKYYILPQGIATGSEPYNNGKLNYINTDKLYWAGFSRAGKWVENVNAKEPALITNIDQIRSNTLLAEPNTVKCQDDNDSSSCKVIEASIYTKDNPIWTYFNITPPDTERPEEPNIDIKEYLKKTGIDVDNLSDEQLDELEENLTPPIMPTKPIKPLKKLTETDESFQLRLAQYNLDKAEYNKAVTLQKEFEKFKPILDWTNKNGNKLKELSKKISQHNKWIYGEEYYRYWNIWVNKEVVKETMTLASLPGQILAGKDIYYNSKQFLNDKSIVIAGNKLTQSGQGRIENRDDEEAIRQDIELGSRNWSYSKWRGGVKRYHERRSSNYGPLKRINETHKDMNLFLTKDHTNPTTYKDYIDVKKQNNITQKQNEVVLNDLSKFDTKKQDSEASRDINVVNVNTSLKLENTQVSQPSVLEIRSIEVDARLPNQGLYRINPKPNSHFVVETDPEFTNHKKWLSSDYMFNALRYDPNNVQKRLGDGFYEQKLVREQINRLTGRQFLGNHSDFEAQYKSLMHNGITFAKRFNLGLGIALSEAQVAQLTSDIVWLESKSITLPNGKVEQVLVPKVYAMAHKGDITGNGTLISANRLKMNANEIINEGTIAGRKFAQLNANKLKNSGKLSAEKLEAHINGDVENIGGVIEAERDLLLDVAGNLTHRSTTQTTKVDLDGFKRTQTTLDRKALLHVKGKDGKLHINANNINITGADIINDGQGQSYISAKNNLNLTALEVGFDEKMGYGNHYRNENVQDVEISHIKTKGDMILKGKNIVSEGAELESQSKLTAIAENDLVLNGATRKSDFEEYHYTKHSSTFSKSTHTTFDQKNKILKKGSELSAEKITLVAGHDIKAKGAVIVADNDVDILAKNNINIGEDVQSLKEEHFEKKTKSGLLSSGGIGFTIGSRKETKESDHAKLYAKGSQVGSLSGKVNIVANNDYKQSVSTVTSVKDDVTIKAKQVDIVAGDDKYETNSKYTFEQKGLTVAVNVPALQAIQAGINTAKSIEKVGKSKNDRVNAMAAANAAWDAARTYETIGDAAKATEALANGDMANANVSVSITYGEQKNTQQSSTKGTIANSSKVNAGGKANIIAIGDKTSNINIVGSDVSGIKGTQLLAENEVNVLAKSQTHQERSSNKSQGWNAGVAVSYGSDGFAMGVTAGGNYGKGYGNGDEQSWVASRVGDKNSQTTIVSKNDTTLKGAQVVGKGVSIEAKDLNIESLQDTMTYKGKQKNMSGQVTVGYGVSGSASYSQSKVNADYASVNTQAGVFAGDDGFKVNVKKHTNLKGGLITSTEKAEQEGKNSFVTGTVTTSNIDNHANHSASGFGISGGVSVSGKDLGQGKATENPHLEDVAGKGGVSKSLGYGSDKDSQSNTTTAGVGTQNITITDKAKQQNLQSDVLTNPSGIQTKYHTKQALNQKGLENNFDAKAVQSEVELQVEVTREFDKTRQGVKAKIYQEADKRREEAVQIRKENSVEGKNGYSTKESLALDDKADTLEKVAFYTDLALGGLYGYGNSDALTYMGVATTVDPAIRAATTPAQVWEVKCKQDGLYCSNKSYDGKTVRPIYGDKAEIGDKRQIFALSELTPSNTTGVITVSNNGILNPRDDALKNAIKQNKWETNKDGIAVVYNRPTSNVVSELIYALYDKTNDLAGGRLPLTSAEKMNIKIYDYAKQNNYQLDLNNHSRGGLTASVALQKANRDGLKEIPIRESRFFGTATNVQDYSNQLANVNKYTHTVQNTDGTTSQQGSQVLSAVHYTDFVGRTPLIGFRSKYLVGGNKPTGGVEDKWFLYSHSSYVGEVPTENLIDDNGRFIDEKGNRVSKKINNPYRKEFKEVWSLDENNKNLSLPIVIKPE, from the coding sequence ATGAACAAGCATTGTTACAGAATTATTTTTAGTAAAACGTTAAACTGTTTGGTTGTGGTGTCTGAAATCACAAAGGCAGAGAGCAAATCGTCGGCAAATTCGCCACAGTGTAAGCGAAAAAATAAATTGGTAAATCTTGTTCAAAATATTACCGCTTGTATTAAGCCTCTTTGTTTTAGTTTATTCTGTGCGTTAGGTTTTGTATCTTCTTCTTTTGCCGACACGCTTATTATCAAAGCAGATAATACCGCACCTAAAAATACGCAACCAATTGTATTGCAGACGGCAAATGGGCTCCCACAAGTTAATATCCAAACCCCAAATGCAAAAGGGCTTTCTCACAATAAATATACTCAATTTGATGTGGATACTAAAGGGGCGATTTTAAATAATAGCCGTAAAACAACGCAGACTAAATTAGGTGGCTATGTGCAAGGCAACCCTTATTTGGCTCGTGGAGAGGCAAAAGTTATTTTAAATGAAGTCAATTCCAATAACCCAAGTTTGATGAAAGGGTATGTGGAAGTGGCTGGGCAGAAAGCGGATGTGATTATTGCGAATCCGTCCGGTATCAGCTGTCAAGGTTGTGGGATTCTTAATTCCAATCAGGTCACGTTAACGACCGGTAAGCCACAAATCAGAGATGGACAAATTGAGAGCGTTAATGTTGAGCAAGGCACAGTATTGATTTCAGGCAAAGGTTTAGATAATAGTCAGGTAGATTACACGGAGATTTTATCGCAAAAAGCAAAAATTAACGCAGGTATTTGGACGAAGAAAAAACTGGCTGTGGTAACGGGGAATAATACGATTAAGCGGTCAGATTTAGATGAAAATTTGCAAATTATTCACAAAAAATCACCGCTTACTTCATCAACCTCTTCTCAATATTCGGTTGATGTGAGCGAGTTAGGTGGAATGTATGCAGGGCAAATTCATTTAGTCGGTACAGAGCAAGGGTTAGGTGTTCGCAACGTAGGGCATATTGGTGCAGGTGTTGGTGAAGTTGCGATTGATGTGAATGGTAAAATTATCAATTCAGGCATAATCAATGCAAATCAAGGTATTACATCAAAAGCAAGTGATGATGTAGAAAACACAGGGAAAATTGAAGCGAAGCAGAATGACATTCTTATAAAAACCAAAGGTGCTTTAAAACAAGATGGCTCTATCATTGCTCAAAAAGGCAATATTAAAATCAAAGCGGATAAAAATATTACGCAACAAGGTGAAACTATCGCCCATAAAAATATTGACTATGCAGCTCAAAAAGTGAATGCAACCACTTCTTCAATTTTAGCCTCAGGTGTTGAGATTACACAAACTCAAAAAGGTGAAAATCGTCAATTAGAAACGCAAAGTGAAACAGGTCAAAACATCACGGTTCACACCAAAGAAACTGCTACATTGCAGGGAAAAAATATTGCATCTGGAAAATTAGAGGTTAATGCAACAGCGGTTAATTTAGATCATAGCCAAAGCAGTGGTTATGATGTCAAAGTAACAGCGACAAAAGATAATATTGATGCGAATTCAGCAAAAATTACCGCAAAAAATAATGTCGATTTAACGATACCTAAAACCCTTTCAACTCAACATAGCCATTTAAAAGCGAAGAAAATTACGGTATCTCAACAAAATCTTAATACACAAAATGCCGTTTGGGAGCAAACAGGTAACGCTGATTTTAATTTAACAGCTGATAGCATAAAAAATAATGCAGGGTATATCAGTACACAGGGTAATTTTGAGGTTAACACCAAACAGCTTGAAAACACAAAAGGAACATTGTTAAGCGATAAGCAGTTTAGTATTAAGGTTTCAGGAAAACTAGATTCGACGGAAGGGGTTATTGCTTCAAAAGAAGATTTAAGTATCGATTCAGATGGGTTAAATAACGATAAAGGGCTAATTCAAACCAATCAAAATTTAGCCTTAAATACTAATGGAAAGCTCCTTAGTAATAAAGAGACCTTAGAAAAAGGGATTGTGGCACAGGGGAAAATCAACTTAAAAACAGCAACAATCGCAAATCAACAAGGACGTATTGCAAGTAAGGGTAACCAAGACATTATAGCGACCGAGATTGAGAATACACAAGGAAAAATCCAAACTGAAGATAGCTTTAATGTTAATGCAAAAAATATAGTGAATCACCAAGGTGAGATTAGTGCGAATCACGATGCGATACTCACCCTTTCAAATAATTTATCGCAACAAAAGGGTGTAGTTAAGGCGGGTGAATTAACTATTCAAGCGAAGCGATTACAATCTGAAAATAGCAGTCAAATTTTGGGAAACAAGATTGATATCGCTACCCAGCAAGATTTATCAAATAAAGCTAGTGCGATTTTAGCGAATAAGGATATCACACTCTCTTCCCAACAATTAGATAATACTCAAGGCGTGATTAGCAGTAAAACACAAGCGGTTAATATCAACACACACCAACAAGCATTAAATAATACACAGGGGCAGATTGGAGCGAAAGGTGGTTTGACGGTAAATAGTGGTGAATTGGATAATTTGACAGGGATTATTAAAGCTAATGAGAATGTTACGCTAATCACAAAAGCTATTGATAACCAACAGGGATATATTGGTTCAGCAGATAAAAATGTAGATATTAAAGCTCAACAAAAATTTGATAATACTAAAGGTCGCATTGAGGCAAAAAATAATATCGATCTATTGGCAAAAGGGATAAACAATCAATCAGGTATTATTTATACACAGCAAGGTCATATTGATTTAAATGCACAATCTCAAGCCTTAAATAACCAACAAGGCGAAATTATTGCAGGAGAAAACCTTAGTTTAACGAGTGGAAATCTAATAAATACTCAAGGAAAATTATTTGCAAATAATGATAATAATATCACCGCTATTCATTCAATGATTGATAATTCTCAAGCTGGAAAAATACAAGCATTGGGTAATCTTTCAGTAAAAGCAAAACAGCTTAATAACCAGAGTGGATTTATTCAATCAGGGAAAGATAATACGTTAACTATTCAGGAAAATATTATCAATAATAGAGTGGTTGAACAAGGTTCATTGATTGAAGCAGGAAAAACGTTAGCTATTACCACTAATAACATAAATAATCAAAATACGGTTGCAACGGCAAGTCAATTAGCACAAGGCATAATTGCTGAAAGCCTCGAGTTAAATGCCTTAAAATTGAATAATAACAAGGGTGGTGTTTATATTCAAAAACAAGGCGAGTTAATTATATCGAAAATACTTGATAACCAATCAGGAGAAATATTAGGTTGGCAGGATTTAACCATTGAAGGGTTTGATACTAATCTAGAGATCAACAACCACAAAGGTAAAATGCAAGCTCAAAATAATCTGGATATCAGTGCTAAACATCTTTCTATGAATGGGCATTTGGAAGCTAAGAACCTTTCCATTAAATTAAAAGATGATGTTGTGAGCGAGCAAGATATCAATGCAAAAAACAACCTAAGTATTGTGACACAAGGTGATATAACCAATAGTAAAAAATTATCCGCAAATAACCGTTTGATTTTAAACGCGAGTAATATTGAAAATATTGCTGAGGGAAAAATTAGCAGTGAAGAAACCCGAATTACGGCTCAGAATAAAGTAACAAATAGAGGGTTGATCAATAGTTTTTCAGAAAATAATCAATCTAAAACAGTCATCAAAGCGAAGACAATTCACAACTTAGGTACAGGTCGAATTTATGGGGATTATATGGCTTTAGGTGCTGAAAATATCTTAAATCAAGATGAAAGTGTTAATGGTGAAGATAAATCAGCGACCATTGCAGCAAGAAAACGTTTAGATATAGCAGGAAAAGAGATTATCAATGATACCACGCTTTATAATCCTGATAAGAAAGGTGGCTCAACTATTTATAGTGAGGGCGATATTGTCTTTGGTCGTAGTTTAAATGTGAATGACCAAGCCGAAGGTAAGGCTGAAACTCTGAAAAATAAAAGTAGTATTATTGAGGCAGTTGGTTCAGTAGGATTGCATATTGATGATATTACAAACAGTAATGAGCATTATTTGGGTAAGTTATTAGAAACTAGCAGTAAAGATGTGAGCAAGTATTATATTTTACCGCAGGGCATAGCAACAGGTAGTGAGCCTTATAATAATGGGAAATTAAATTATATTAACACAGATAAACTCTATTGGGCTGGGTTTAGTAGAGCTGGTAAATGGGTTGAAAATGTGAATGCTAAAGAGCCTGCTCTTATTACTAATATCGATCAAATAAGATCAAATACACTATTAGCTGAGCCAAATACGGTCAAATGCCAAGATGATAATGATTCAAGTAGTTGTAAAGTAATTGAGGCGAGTATTTATACTAAAGATAATCCTATATGGACATATTTTAATATTACACCACCAGATACTGAGCGACCAGAAGAACCCAATATCGATATAAAAGAGTATTTGAAAAAAACAGGTATTGATGTCGACAATTTAAGTGATGAGCAACTAGATGAACTAGAGGAAAATTTAACACCTCCAATTATGCCGACTAAACCAATTAAGCCATTAAAAAAACTTACAGAAACAGATGAATCATTTCAGCTAAGATTAGCTCAGTATAATCTAGATAAGGCAGAATATAATAAGGCTGTAACACTTCAAAAGGAATTTGAGAAATTTAAACCAATATTGGATTGGACAAATAAGAATGGTAATAAACTTAAAGAATTAAGTAAGAAAATTTCACAACATAATAAATGGATTTATGGAGAAGAGTATTATCGTTATTGGAATATTTGGGTCAATAAAGAGGTCGTCAAAGAAACAATGACGCTTGCGAGTTTACCTGGACAAATACTAGCAGGAAAAGATATTTATTATAATTCAAAGCAATTTTTAAATGATAAAAGTATTGTAATTGCTGGTAATAAGTTAACACAATCAGGTCAGGGACGCATAGAAAATAGAGATGATGAAGAAGCCATTCGTCAAGATATTGAACTAGGTTCAAGAAATTGGTCTTATTCTAAATGGAGAGGTGGGGTCAAGCGTTATCACGAAAGAAGATCATCAAATTATGGACCTTTAAAACGTATCAATGAAACTCATAAAGATATGAATCTTTTCCTAACAAAAGATCATACAAACCCAACGACTTATAAAGACTATATTGATGTTAAAAAACAAAACAATATTACGCAAAAACAAAATGAAGTTGTATTAAATGATTTATCAAAATTTGATACCAAGAAGCAAGATTCAGAGGCTTCAAGGGATATCAATGTGGTTAATGTAAACACGTCACTTAAATTGGAAAATACACAAGTTTCACAGCCATCTGTGTTAGAAATTCGTAGTATAGAAGTGGATGCTCGTTTACCAAATCAAGGCTTGTATAGAATCAATCCAAAACCAAATAGTCATTTTGTTGTTGAAACTGATCCAGAGTTTACTAACCATAAAAAATGGTTAAGTAGTGATTATATGTTTAATGCATTACGTTATGATCCAAATAATGTACAAAAACGCTTAGGTGATGGATTTTATGAGCAAAAATTAGTAAGAGAGCAAATAAACCGCTTAACAGGGCGTCAGTTCTTAGGAAACCATTCTGATTTTGAAGCACAATATAAATCGTTAATGCATAACGGCATAACCTTTGCAAAACGTTTTAATCTAGGCTTAGGTATTGCATTAAGCGAGGCACAGGTGGCACAGCTTACTTCTGATATTGTATGGCTCGAAAGCAAATCTATTACGTTACCAAATGGCAAGGTTGAGCAAGTGTTAGTACCGAAAGTGTATGCGATGGCACATAAAGGTGATATTACAGGTAATGGTACGCTTATTTCAGCAAATCGTCTAAAAATGAATGCGAATGAAATCATTAACGAGGGTACAATAGCCGGTCGTAAATTTGCTCAGTTAAATGCCAATAAACTTAAAAATAGTGGCAAATTAAGTGCTGAGAAATTAGAAGCTCATATCAACGGTGATGTTGAAAATATTGGCGGTGTAATAGAGGCTGAGCGTGATTTATTGTTGGATGTTGCAGGAAACTTAACTCATAGATCAACCACTCAGACGACAAAGGTTGATTTAGATGGTTTCAAACGTACTCAAACCACTCTTGACCGCAAAGCCTTACTCCACGTAAAAGGCAAAGACGGAAAATTACACATCAATGCGAATAATATCAACATCACTGGAGCAGATATCATCAATGACGGACAAGGTCAAAGCTATATTTCTGCAAAAAACAATCTAAATCTGACCGCTTTGGAGGTTGGTTTTGATGAGAAAATGGGGTATGGCAATCATTATCGTAATGAGAATGTGCAAGATGTGGAAATCAGTCATATCAAAACCAAAGGCGATATGATTCTGAAAGGTAAAAACATTGTGTCAGAAGGGGCGGAGCTTGAGTCGCAATCAAAACTAACTGCAATTGCTGAGAATGATTTAGTGTTAAATGGTGCAACAAGGAAATCAGATTTTGAAGAGTATCATTATACGAAACATAGCAGTACATTTAGTAAATCTACTCATACAACCTTTGACCAAAAAAATAAGATTTTGAAAAAAGGTTCTGAACTCAGTGCAGAGAAAATCACATTAGTTGCTGGTCATGATATCAAGGCAAAAGGTGCGGTTATTGTTGCAGATAATGATGTAGATATTCTTGCTAAAAATAATATTAATATTGGCGAAGATGTACAGAGTTTGAAAGAGGAGCATTTTGAGAAGAAAACTAAATCGGGATTATTATCAAGTGGAGGGATTGGCTTTACGATAGGAAGTCGTAAGGAAACTAAAGAGTCAGACCACGCTAAACTCTATGCGAAAGGTAGTCAGGTTGGCAGTTTATCAGGGAAGGTAAACATTGTGGCGAATAACGACTATAAGCAAAGTGTGAGTACGGTTACCTCTGTCAAAGATGATGTCACTATCAAAGCCAAACAGGTAGATATTGTTGCTGGTGATGATAAATATGAAACCAATTCAAAATATACGTTTGAACAAAAAGGACTTACGGTTGCAGTAAATGTTCCCGCCTTACAAGCAATACAGGCAGGTATAAACACAGCAAAAAGTATTGAAAAGGTAGGTAAAAGTAAAAATGACCGAGTAAATGCAATGGCTGCGGCTAATGCAGCTTGGGATGCAGCACGTACCTATGAAACGATAGGAGATGCAGCTAAAGCTACAGAGGCTCTTGCAAATGGTGATATGGCAAATGCTAATGTTAGTGTGTCTATCACCTATGGTGAACAAAAAAATACACAACAAAGCTCAACCAAAGGCACAATTGCCAATTCAAGTAAAGTAAATGCAGGAGGCAAAGCCAATATTATTGCGATAGGGGATAAAACATCAAATATCAATATTGTTGGTTCAGATGTTAGTGGTATAAAAGGTACTCAACTGCTAGCAGAGAACGAAGTGAATGTTTTAGCTAAATCACAAACTCACCAAGAGCGTAGTAGTAATAAATCACAAGGCTGGAATGCAGGTGTTGCAGTAAGTTATGGCTCTGATGGTTTTGCGATGGGAGTTACAGCGGGAGGTAATTATGGCAAAGGCTATGGTAATGGAGATGAGCAAAGCTGGGTAGCTAGCCGAGTGGGAGATAAAAATAGCCAAACCACCATTGTGAGTAAAAATGATACCACTTTAAAAGGAGCTCAAGTTGTAGGTAAAGGTGTTAGTATTGAGGCGAAAGACTTAAATATTGAAAGCCTACAAGATACGATGACTTATAAAGGTAAGCAAAAAAATATGAGTGGTCAGGTGACAGTGGGCTACGGCGTTTCAGGAAGTGCGAGTTATAGTCAATCTAAGGTTAATGCTGATTATGCAAGTGTAAATACACAGGCAGGTGTATTTGCAGGGGATGACGGCTTTAAAGTTAATGTAAAAAAACATACTAATCTTAAAGGTGGCTTGATTACTTCCACAGAAAAAGCAGAACAAGAGGGCAAAAATAGTTTTGTAACTGGTACTGTTACAACATCAAATATTGACAATCACGCAAACCATTCAGCAAGTGGATTTGGTATTAGTGGTGGAGTGAGTGTAAGTGGTAAAGATTTAGGTCAAGGAAAGGCAACAGAAAACCCTCATTTAGAAGATGTTGCAGGTAAAGGTGGCGTAAGTAAATCTCTTGGTTATGGCAGTGATAAAGATAGCCAAAGCAATACCACAACAGCAGGGGTTGGTACTCAAAATATCACCATTACAGATAAAGCTAAGCAGCAAAACCTACAATCAGATGTGCTAACAAACCCAAGTGGTATTCAAACAAAATACCATACCAAACAAGCACTTAATCAAAAGGGGTTAGAGAATAACTTTGATGCGAAAGCAGTGCAAAGTGAGGTTGAGTTACAAGTTGAGGTTACACGAGAGTTTGATAAAACTCGTCAAGGAGTGAAAGCTAAGATCTATCAAGAAGCAGATAAAAGAAGAGAAGAGGCTGTACAAATTCGCAAAGAAAATAGTGTAGAAGGTAAAAATGGTTATAGCACAAAAGAATCTTTGGCTTTAGATGATAAAGCGGACACATTAGAGAAAGTTGCATTTTATACTGATCTTGCATTGGGTGGGTTGTACGGTTATGGAAATAGTGATGCTTTAACTTATATGGGCGTAGCAACTACTGTTGATCCTGCTATACGAGCTGCAACTACACCAGCACAAGTTTGGGAAGTAAAATGCAAACAAGATGGATTATATTGTTCTAATAAATCTTATGATGGTAAAACTGTGAGACCAATATATGGAGATAAAGCTGAAATAGGAGATAAAAGACAAATTTTTGCTCTTTCAGAATTAACACCGTCAAATACAACAGGAGTAATTACCGTCTCAAATAATGGTATTTTAAATCCAAGAGATGATGCTTTAAAAAATGCTATTAAACAAAACAAATGGGAAACAAATAAAGATGGTATAGCAGTTGTGTACAACAGACCAACGAGTAACGTTGTTTCTGAATTAATTTATGCTCTTTATGATAAAACGAATGACTTAGCTGGAGGGCGATTACCTCTTACTTCGGCAGAAAAAATGAATATCAAAATTTATGATTATGCGAAGCAAAATAACTATCAGCTTGATCTTAATAATCATAGTCGAGGAGGTTTAACTGCAAGTGTTGCCTTACAGAAAGCTAATAGAGATGGCTTAAAAGAAATTCCAATTCGTGAATCACGCTTCTTTGGTACTGCAACGAATGTACAAGATTATTCTAATCAATTAGCAAATGTAAATAAATATACGCATACAGTACAGAATACAGATGGTACAACTTCACAACAGGGTAGCCAAGTATTGTCGGCAGTTCATTATACAGATTTTGTTGGTCGTACACCACTTATTGGGTTCCGTAGTAAATATCTAGTGGGTGGAAATAAACCAACAGGAGGAGTTGAAGATAAATGGTTCTTATATTCACATAGTAGTTATGTTGGGGAAGTGCCAACAGAAAATCTAATAGATGATAATGGTAGATTTATAGATGAAAAAGGAAATAGAGTCTCTAAAAAAATAAATAACCCATATAGAAAAGAATTTAAAGAAGTATGGTCTTTAGATGAAAATAATAAAAATTTATCGTTACCAATAGTTATTAAACCTGAATAA